A genomic window from Flintibacter sp. KGMB00164 includes:
- a CDS encoding RluA family pseudouridine synthase — protein MSARRLELPITGALAGIKVDTLLKRHLGLSGTVVRRIKWLEDGILVDGARVNTRFCPQEGQVLSVRLSDPERRSGILPAPGPLDVVYEDGDVVVLNKAPGVPVHPGPGHYSDTVGNYLLYYYDQEGTEGDFHPVHRLDRGTSGLLVVARHPHAQEVLKEQLHTDGFRREYLAVCEGILEPPVGMIEEPLGPKPGSLVEQMVCPDGKFARTHYEVVKAGENCTLVRLVLDTGRTHQIRVHLAHLGHPLVGDFLYGKEEPERIPRPALHSHRLTFRHPITAQEMTFTAPVPQDMKRLLEQEGL, from the coding sequence ATGAGTGCACGGCGGCTGGAACTGCCCATCACCGGAGCTTTGGCGGGTATCAAGGTGGATACCCTGCTCAAGCGGCACCTGGGGCTGTCCGGGACGGTGGTGCGGCGGATCAAATGGTTAGAGGACGGCATCCTGGTGGACGGGGCGCGGGTGAACACCCGGTTCTGTCCTCAAGAGGGGCAGGTGCTGTCGGTGCGCCTGTCCGATCCCGAGCGGCGCAGCGGCATTCTGCCTGCACCAGGACCCTTGGATGTCGTTTACGAGGACGGGGATGTGGTGGTGCTCAATAAGGCTCCCGGAGTGCCCGTCCACCCCGGCCCGGGGCATTATTCCGATACTGTGGGGAATTATCTCCTCTATTATTACGATCAGGAGGGAACAGAGGGGGATTTCCACCCCGTCCACCGCCTGGACCGGGGGACCTCCGGCCTGTTAGTGGTGGCTCGCCACCCACATGCTCAGGAGGTACTGAAGGAACAGCTCCACACCGACGGCTTCCGCCGGGAGTATCTGGCGGTGTGTGAAGGGATTCTGGAGCCGCCTGTGGGAATGATCGAGGAGCCCCTGGGGCCGAAACCCGGCTCCCTGGTGGAGCAGATGGTCTGCCCGGACGGGAAATTTGCCCGCACCCACTATGAAGTGGTGAAAGCGGGGGAGAACTGCACCCTAGTGCGTTTGGTGCTGGACACCGGCCGGACTCATCAGATCCGGGTCCACCTGGCCCACCTGGGCCACCCGTTAGTGGGGGACTTCCTGTACGGGAAGGAGGAGCCGGAACGCATCCCACGGCCCGCCCTCCACTCCCACCGCCTTACCTTCCGCCACCCCATCACCGCACAGGAGATGACCTTTACCGCCCCGGTGCCGCAGGACATGAAGCGGCTTCTGGAGCAGGAAGGATTATAG